The region AGGGAACTTTACCCATGTCTAAATTTGACATATTTTACGTGCAATAAGTAAAATGAATCGAAAATGGTTGGCATTTTTACTAAAAACATTATTAATTTATTGTAAACTTTGTGCACACTTTAGCGTTACCTCATGCTATACTAATAAACGTAAACCCCAATACATTATATAGTTTTTGCTACACCCCATAAGTAACAAAAATACCTTCTCCGAAAAGGACAGCACCCGTGAAGCTGTCCTTTTTACTTTATAAAAATCAATTCATAGATAATTCTTCCTAAGCATAATCGTATAAATATTCCTGAAATCGTAAATGAAAAAATTACCATTAAAATATTTTAATTTTTTTTCAATAAGGGCTTGTACAATGAAGATAACTGTGCTATAATCAATCCTTGTCAGTACCATGGATGGGTTCCCGAGTGGCCAAAGGGGGCAGACTGTAAATCTGTTAGCGACGCTTTCGAAGGTTCGAATCCTTCTCCATCCACTTAGCCGGCGTGGCGGAACTGGCAGACGCACAGGACTTAAAATCCTGCGGGACTAATCTCCCGTACCGGTTCGATTCCGGTCGCCGGCATCTAATATCCTACCTTAGGATATTAGATACGAAATCACCTTAAGTTTTTCTAAATATCATAGTTACAAACATAGTTACAAAAATGAGATAGCCTTTATCTCGAACATAATTCACATGCGGGTGTAGTTCAATGGTAGAACACTAGCCTTCCAAGCTAGATACGTGGGTTCGATTCCCATCACCCGCTTTTTTTGTACGCAAAAATACCAGAAAGGAGCCAGCTATGAAAATCTTATTAACTGCAATCAATGCAAAGTACATTCACTCTAATCCTGCAATATACTATTTAAAGAGCTATGCAAAGGAATATAGAGATCATATCGAGTTAGCGGAATATACAATAAATCAATATACCGATGATATTCTGCAAAGCATATATAAAAAGAGGCCAACTATGTTAGCGTTCTCTTGTTATATCTGGAATATTAGTATGGTTGAAGAGGTCATACGGGAATATCGTAAGCTTGATGCTAGTGTTAAGATATGGGTTGGTGGACCTGAGGTAAGTTATGACCCAGAAGAATGTCTAAAGCGACTTCCTGAAATAGATGGAGTTATGATAGGGGAGGGAGAGGCTACCTTTACGGAATTAGCCTCGTATTATTCAAGTACTCAAAGTAATATAATTGAAGATGCAAGAAAAACTTTATCGGACATTTCAGGTATTGCCTACCGGAAGGAAGATGGAGAGATTATCAAAACTCGTGATCGTAAACCGATGGATTTTTCCAGACTTCCGTTCCTGTACAAAGAGGCGATGGAATTATCTGAGTTTGCGAATCGAATTATTTATTATGAAACCAGCAGAGGCTGTCCATTTTCTTGTAGCTACTGCCTTAGTTCGATTGATAAAAGAGTACGTTTTCGTGATCTTGATTTAGTTTATCAAGAGCTTGGTTTATTCTTAGATAAAAAAGTAGCTCAAGTTAAGTTTATCGACCGTACCTTTAATTGCAAGAAATCTCATGCTATGGGTATCTGGCAATTTATTAAAGAACATGATAATGGGGTTACTAATTTTCACTTTGAGATCGCAGCAGATATCCTAGATGAGGAGCAACTATCCTTATTAGAAACGCTTCGTCCTGGGTTAATCCAATTAGAAATCGGAGTGCAGTCAACAAACGATACTACAATTGACGCAATCAATCGTCGTATGGACTTAAAGATGGTAAGTGAGAATGTAGCCAGAATAAAAAAAGCAGATAACATCCACCAACACCTAGATTTAATCGCAGGGTTACCGTTTGAGGATTATACGAGTTTTGGGAACTCATTTAATGATGTATATGCTATGAAACCGGACCAGCTACAGCTTGGATTTTTAAAGGTATTAAAGGGCTCCTACATGGAGGAAGTAAGTAAAGAATATGGTATCATATATAAAGCGAAACCACCATATGAGGTTTTATACACGAAATGGCTTCCTTATGACGACGTGATACGTCTAAAAGGGGTAGAAGAAATGGCCGAAGTTTATTATAACAGCGGGCAGTTTAAGGAAACCCTTGCATTCTTAGAGCATTTTATAGAATCACCATTTCATTTTTACGAAGACCTTGCAAAATTTTATGAAACTTCCGGATTATTTGGATTAAACCATAACCGAATTCGTAGATATGAAATTTTGCTTGAATTTTTAATAGAACGATTTGATTCAAATATTGTATCTGTAGCAAAGCAGATGATGATTTTTGATTTATATAAAAGAGAACGTTTAAAGACAAGACCTTCTTTTGCACCATATCCGGAGGAGTATAAAAAGATTTTTAAAGCTTATATGACATCACAAGGAACGAATAAAAAGGGTGAACAAATACATTTAGAACACTTTGATTATGACATCATAGAGGCAGCTTCTACTGGGAATATTGTTAAAAAAGACCTTTTTATAAAGTTTGATTATCAGAAGAAAACAATACTTCATGGAGAAGCGGAGTTTACCATCCTTACGCAAAAGGAAATTGAAATTTGAGTTTCACAATGTTTC is a window of Lachnoclostridium phytofermentans ISDg DNA encoding:
- a CDS encoding B12-binding domain-containing radical SAM protein — encoded protein: MKILLTAINAKYIHSNPAIYYLKSYAKEYRDHIELAEYTINQYTDDILQSIYKKRPTMLAFSCYIWNISMVEEVIREYRKLDASVKIWVGGPEVSYDPEECLKRLPEIDGVMIGEGEATFTELASYYSSTQSNIIEDARKTLSDISGIAYRKEDGEIIKTRDRKPMDFSRLPFLYKEAMELSEFANRIIYYETSRGCPFSCSYCLSSIDKRVRFRDLDLVYQELGLFLDKKVAQVKFIDRTFNCKKSHAMGIWQFIKEHDNGVTNFHFEIAADILDEEQLSLLETLRPGLIQLEIGVQSTNDTTIDAINRRMDLKMVSENVARIKKADNIHQHLDLIAGLPFEDYTSFGNSFNDVYAMKPDQLQLGFLKVLKGSYMEEVSKEYGIIYKAKPPYEVLYTKWLPYDDVIRLKGVEEMAEVYYNSGQFKETLAFLEHFIESPFHFYEDLAKFYETSGLFGLNHNRIRRYEILLEFLIERFDSNIVSVAKQMMIFDLYKRERLKTRPSFAPYPEEYKKIFKAYMTSQGTNKKGEQIHLEHFDYDIIEAASTGNIVKKDLFIKFDYQKKTILHGEAEFTILTQKEIEI